A region of Rhodoligotrophos appendicifer DNA encodes the following proteins:
- a CDS encoding cytochrome b, whose amino-acid sequence MSGGHSTYQPKTGIEKWLDARLPIIRMAHDQALAFPTPRNLNYFWTFGGILAIFLVLQLMTGIVLVMHYTPNTLMAFNSVEHIMRDVNYGWLIRYMHANGASFFFIAVYLHIFRGLYYGSYKAPREVLWIIGVIIYLVMMATAFMGYVLPWGQMSFWGAKVITNLFSAVPFFGESIVTWLWGGFTVDNATLQRFFSLHYLLPFVLVGLVILHIWALHVPGNNNPTGVDVKSDQDTLPFHPYYTMKDAFAIMAFLLVFALFVFYLPNYMGHAVNYEMADPLKTPPHIVPEWYFLPFYAILRSIPDKLMGVIAMFGAIVVLFFLPWLDTSKVRSSNYRPIYRQFFWILAIDCVVLGVVGSKPPEGIWVIIGQIGTVYYFAHFLIILPLVGLIETPKPLPSSISESVLGPKTAGQPTAQPAE is encoded by the coding sequence ATGAGCGGAGGACATTCCACCTATCAGCCGAAGACCGGCATCGAGAAGTGGCTCGACGCAAGGCTGCCCATCATCCGCATGGCGCATGACCAGGCTCTCGCCTTCCCGACACCGCGGAACCTGAACTATTTCTGGACCTTCGGCGGCATCCTGGCGATCTTCCTGGTGCTGCAGCTGATGACCGGCATCGTCCTGGTGATGCATTACACGCCGAACACGCTGATGGCCTTCAACAGCGTCGAGCACATCATGCGCGACGTGAATTACGGTTGGCTCATCCGATACATGCATGCCAACGGCGCCTCGTTCTTCTTTATCGCCGTCTATCTGCACATCTTCCGCGGCCTCTATTACGGATCTTACAAGGCGCCGCGCGAAGTCTTGTGGATCATCGGCGTCATCATCTATCTAGTGATGATGGCCACAGCCTTCATGGGCTATGTGCTGCCCTGGGGGCAGATGAGCTTCTGGGGTGCGAAAGTCATCACCAATCTGTTCTCGGCGGTGCCGTTCTTCGGCGAGTCCATCGTAACCTGGCTGTGGGGCGGGTTTACCGTCGACAATGCCACTCTGCAGCGCTTCTTCAGCCTGCACTATCTCCTGCCCTTCGTGCTGGTCGGCCTGGTGATCCTGCATATCTGGGCGCTGCACGTCCCGGGCAACAACAACCCGACAGGGGTCGATGTCAAATCCGACCAAGACACGCTGCCCTTCCATCCCTATTACACGATGAAGGATGCCTTCGCGATCATGGCCTTCCTGCTCGTGTTCGCGCTCTTCGTGTTCTATCTGCCCAATTACATGGGGCATGCGGTCAATTACGAGATGGCGGATCCGCTGAAGACGCCGCCGCATATCGTGCCTGAGTGGTATTTCCTGCCCTTTTACGCCATTCTGCGTTCGATCCCGGACAAGCTCATGGGCGTGATCGCCATGTTCGGCGCTATCGTGGTCCTGTTCTTCCTGCCCTGGCTCGATACGTCCAAGGTGCGCTCCTCGAACTACCGCCCGATTTATCGCCAGTTCTTCTGGATCCTCGCTATCGATTGCGTCGTGCTCGGCGTCGTCGGCTCCAAGCCGCCGGAGGGGATCTGGGTGATCATCGGTCAGATCGGAACGGTCTATTACTTCGCGCATTTCTTGATCATTCTGCCACTCGTCGGCTTGATCGAGACGCCCAAACCGCTGCCTTCGAGCATTTCCGAATCGGTTCTCGGCCCCAAGACCGCCGGGCAGCCCACAGCACAACCCGCCGAGTGA
- a CDS encoding cytochrome c1, producing the protein MSTETRMRKLAAALGILALGALATPTFAAEGQMPAKDISFSFEGPFGTFDRAQLQRGFQVYKEVCSACHSMELLSFRNLGDPGGPEFPEEQVKAIAAEYQVQAGPNDEGEMFERPGLPSDRFPHPFPNTNAARAANGGALPPDLSLLTKSRPGWYGTFNQLINGIGGPQYVYSILTGYQEPPEDLAASAPPGKMYNPYFSAGHWIGMPPPLADDQISYSDGTPATVDQMARDVSAFMTWAAEPKLEQRKELGFQVLIYVAILTVLLYLTKQKIWSRIKH; encoded by the coding sequence ATGAGCACAGAGACCAGAATGCGCAAGCTCGCCGCGGCCCTCGGCATCCTTGCCCTCGGCGCCCTCGCCACACCCACCTTCGCCGCCGAAGGGCAGATGCCTGCCAAGGACATCAGTTTTTCGTTCGAAGGGCCGTTCGGCACCTTCGACCGGGCGCAGCTGCAACGCGGGTTTCAGGTCTATAAGGAGGTCTGCTCCGCCTGCCATAGCATGGAGCTTCTGAGCTTCCGCAATCTCGGCGATCCCGGTGGTCCCGAGTTCCCGGAAGAGCAGGTCAAGGCGATCGCGGCCGAGTACCAGGTCCAGGCCGGGCCGAACGACGAGGGCGAGATGTTCGAGCGTCCTGGCCTTCCGTCGGACCGCTTTCCGCATCCCTTCCCGAACACGAACGCCGCGCGTGCCGCCAATGGCGGGGCGCTGCCTCCTGACCTTTCGCTGCTGACGAAGTCGCGTCCAGGTTGGTACGGTACCTTCAACCAGCTGATTAACGGCATCGGCGGGCCGCAATATGTCTATTCGATCCTGACCGGGTATCAGGAGCCGCCGGAGGATCTGGCCGCCTCGGCGCCACCCGGCAAGATGTATAATCCCTATTTCTCTGCCGGCCACTGGATCGGCATGCCGCCGCCGCTGGCGGATGATCAGATTTCCTATAGCGACGGTACGCCGGCGACCGTTGACCAGATGGCGCGCGACGTGTCTGCGTTCATGACTTGGGCGGCTGAGCCGAAGCTGGAGCAGCGCAAGGAGCTGGGTTTTCAGGTCCTCATCTATGTCGCGATCCTGACCGTCCTGCTTTATCTCACCAAGCAGAAAATCTGGTCGCGCATCAAGCATTGA
- a CDS encoding S-methyl-5'-thioadenosine phosphorylase produces the protein MTKAVLGIIGGSGFYELPLANARREQIESPWGAPSDAVTIGDVDGLPVVFLPRHGRGHRLSPSDINYRANIDVMKRAGVTDLVSVSACGSFREHLPPGTFVLVDQFIDRTFARAKSFFGNGCVAHVSVADPVSPRLVEHVAAAARAEQIQHHLGGTYLAMEGPQFSSLAESKLYREWGCDVIGMTNMPEAKLAREAEISYSTVAMVTDFDSWHPDHGAVDISQIIRVMTANGDNARRLVARLARDFPREHEPCPIGSDRALEYAIITAPEARDPALLAKLDAVAGRVL, from the coding sequence ATGACGAAAGCCGTTCTCGGCATCATCGGTGGCAGCGGTTTCTACGAGCTGCCCCTAGCAAATGCCCGTCGCGAGCAGATCGAGAGCCCCTGGGGGGCACCGTCGGATGCGGTCACCATCGGTGACGTCGACGGCCTACCCGTGGTGTTCCTGCCCCGGCATGGACGTGGACACCGGCTGTCGCCGAGCGACATCAATTACCGCGCCAATATCGATGTGATGAAGCGGGCCGGGGTCACCGACCTCGTCTCCGTCTCGGCTTGCGGCTCCTTCCGAGAGCATCTGCCACCGGGCACATTCGTCCTTGTCGACCAGTTCATCGATCGGACCTTCGCGAGGGCCAAGAGCTTCTTCGGCAATGGCTGCGTTGCGCATGTGTCAGTCGCCGATCCCGTGAGCCCCAGGCTCGTCGAGCATGTGGCCGCGGCCGCCCGAGCCGAGCAGATCCAGCATCATCTGGGCGGCACCTATCTGGCCATGGAAGGCCCGCAGTTTTCGAGCCTGGCTGAGTCCAAGCTCTATCGCGAGTGGGGCTGCGACGTCATCGGCATGACGAACATGCCGGAAGCGAAGCTCGCCCGCGAGGCGGAGATTAGCTATTCAACCGTCGCCATGGTCACCGATTTTGACAGCTGGCATCCGGATCACGGAGCGGTCGACATCAGTCAGATCATCCGGGTCATGACTGCCAATGGCGACAATGCCCGACGTCTTGTTGCCCGACTGGCTCGGGACTTCCCTCGCGAGCACGAGCCCTGCCCGATCGGATCCGACCGGGCGCTGGAATACGCCATCATCACGGCGCCGGAGGCGCGTGACCCTGCTCTGCTGGCGAAGCTAGACGCCGTTGCGGGGCGGGTTCTGTAA
- a CDS encoding adenine phosphoribosyltransferase: protein MPVRSHTDIKSLIRSIPDYPKPGIIFRDVTTLLADARGLRASIDELIWPFIYQDIDYVAGIEARGFILGGAVARELGVGFIPIRKKGKLPWKTIGKEYQLEYGVDTVEIHADAVRRGDRILLIDDLIATGGTASAAIELLQESGGEVIAAAFIIDLPFLQGAAKVREKGLRVHTIIEFEGE, encoded by the coding sequence ATGCCCGTCCGCAGTCACACGGACATCAAGAGCCTGATCCGCTCGATCCCCGATTATCCCAAACCCGGCATCATCTTCCGTGACGTCACGACGCTGCTGGCGGATGCACGCGGGCTGCGGGCCTCCATCGACGAGCTGATCTGGCCCTTCATCTACCAGGACATCGATTACGTCGCGGGCATCGAGGCGCGTGGGTTCATCCTCGGCGGGGCGGTTGCGCGGGAGTTGGGCGTCGGCTTCATCCCCATCCGCAAAAAGGGCAAGCTTCCCTGGAAGACGATCGGCAAGGAGTATCAACTCGAATATGGTGTCGATACTGTCGAGATCCATGCCGATGCCGTCAGGCGCGGCGACCGGATCCTGCTCATCGACGACCTGATCGCCACGGGGGGAACGGCCTCTGCCGCCATCGAGCTCCTGCAGGAATCCGGTGGCGAGGTGATCGCCGCCGCCTTCATCATCGACCTGCCCTTCCTGCAAGGGGCGGCGAAGGTGCGCGAGAAGGGGCTGCGAGTCCATACGATCATCGAGTTCGAGGGCGAATAG
- the mtnA gene encoding S-methyl-5-thioribose-1-phosphate isomerase: protein MKVNGVHYRSIWVEADGRSVRIIDQTRLPHDFVVIGIETLEDAARAIETMQVRGAPLIGATAAYGMALALASDASDDALEEAALRLRRTRPTAINLHWAIDEMLGAIRNQPREDRVEAAFTKAAALCDADVETNRQIGQHGLKLIRRAADAKPGQRINVLTHCNAGWIATVDWGTALAPIYMAHEAGLDVHVWVDETRPRNQGAALTAWELGQHGVPHTIIADNTGGHLMQHGMVDLAIVGTDRTTAQGDVANKIGTYLKALAAKDNDVAFYVALPSSTIDWTIADGVRDIPIEQRSGEEVTHMTGRSANGEIVTVQISAPGSPAANYGFDVTPARLVSGLITERGVCDASREGLLGLFPERREA from the coding sequence ATGAAGGTCAACGGCGTCCACTACCGATCGATCTGGGTCGAGGCGGACGGCCGCTCGGTCCGCATCATCGACCAGACGCGGCTGCCGCACGACTTCGTGGTCATCGGAATCGAAACGCTCGAGGATGCCGCCCGGGCGATCGAGACGATGCAGGTGCGGGGTGCTCCGCTGATCGGTGCCACCGCCGCCTATGGCATGGCGCTGGCACTGGCCTCGGACGCTTCCGACGACGCCCTGGAGGAGGCGGCCCTCCGCCTGCGGCGCACCCGCCCGACAGCGATCAACCTCCATTGGGCAATCGACGAGATGCTGGGCGCCATCCGCAACCAGCCGCGGGAGGACCGGGTCGAGGCGGCCTTCACCAAGGCCGCCGCGCTCTGCGATGCGGACGTAGAAACCAATCGGCAGATCGGTCAGCACGGATTGAAACTCATCCGGCGCGCCGCGGATGCGAAGCCCGGCCAACGGATCAATGTGCTCACCCATTGCAATGCCGGCTGGATCGCCACCGTGGACTGGGGCACGGCGCTGGCACCCATCTACATGGCGCATGAGGCCGGGCTTGACGTTCATGTCTGGGTCGACGAGACCCGACCGCGCAATCAGGGTGCTGCACTGACGGCCTGGGAACTCGGACAGCACGGTGTGCCGCACACCATCATCGCTGACAATACCGGTGGCCATCTCATGCAGCATGGCATGGTCGACCTTGCCATCGTCGGCACCGACCGCACGACCGCGCAGGGCGACGTCGCCAACAAGATCGGAACCTATCTCAAGGCGCTGGCCGCGAAGGACAATGACGTCGCTTTCTATGTCGCCCTACCCTCCTCTACCATCGACTGGACGATCGCCGACGGGGTACGCGACATTCCCATCGAGCAGCGCTCGGGCGAAGAGGTCACGCACATGACCGGGCGCAGCGCGAATGGCGAGATCGTGACCGTCCAGATTTCCGCTCCGGGGAGCCCCGCTGCCAATTACGGCTTCGATGTCACGCCGGCGCGGCTCGTCAGCGGTCTCATCACCGAGAGGGGCGTGTGCGATGCCAGCCGGGAAGGTTTGCTCGGCCTGTTTCCCGAGCGGCGGGAAGCGTGA
- a CDS encoding MaoC family dehydratase codes for MYEFYEDMAIGEPILVGTYRFTAESITGFARRYDPQPFHLTEAAARQSHFGHLCASGWQTAAAWMNCNLRKLESMRATEQPRRGRWPEIGVSPGFEQLRWSKPVYVDDEVTYTMSVVDKRELKSRPEWGMITFAIEGRNQDGVPVISFRSKVLVQKVET; via the coding sequence ATGTATGAATTCTACGAAGATATGGCCATCGGGGAGCCCATTCTCGTGGGCACTTATCGCTTCACGGCAGAAAGCATCACCGGTTTCGCGAGGCGGTATGATCCGCAGCCCTTCCATCTGACGGAGGCGGCGGCGCGCCAGTCCCATTTCGGCCATCTCTGCGCTTCCGGTTGGCAGACCGCGGCCGCCTGGATGAACTGCAATCTGCGTAAGCTCGAAAGCATGCGCGCGACCGAACAGCCGCGTCGCGGCCGGTGGCCCGAGATCGGCGTATCACCGGGCTTTGAGCAGCTGCGCTGGTCGAAGCCCGTCTATGTTGACGACGAGGTGACCTACACCATGTCGGTGGTCGACAAGCGCGAGCTCAAATCGCGTCCCGAATGGGGCATGATCACCTTCGCGATCGAGGGGCGCAATCAGGACGGCGTGCCGGTGATCTCCTTCCGCAGCAAGGTCCTTGTGCAGAAAGTCGAGACGTGA
- a CDS encoding MaoC family dehydratase, whose protein sequence is MSELLYFEDFPVGRTFTSRDYELTADEIKSFAREYDWLPFHTDEEAAKDSFLGGLAASGWHVSAIVMRLIADSYILSAASMGSFGIEECKWLKPVRPGDVLTLRSVVVEARVSAKRPEMGIVAMLWELFRADGEKVTEVRGSNLFKTRASEMSDV, encoded by the coding sequence ATGTCGGAGCTGCTTTATTTCGAGGACTTCCCGGTCGGCCGCACCTTCACGTCGCGTGATTACGAATTGACCGCCGACGAGATCAAAAGCTTTGCGCGCGAATATGACTGGCTTCCATTTCACACCGACGAGGAAGCGGCAAAAGACAGCTTCCTCGGCGGTCTGGCAGCGAGTGGTTGGCATGTCAGCGCGATCGTTATGCGTCTGATCGCAGACAGTTATATTTTGAGTGCGGCCAGCATGGGCTCGTTCGGGATCGAGGAATGCAAATGGCTGAAACCGGTTCGGCCGGGCGATGTTCTGACTCTCAGATCCGTCGTGGTGGAGGCGCGCGTGTCTGCCAAGCGGCCGGAAATGGGTATCGTGGCGATGCTGTGGGAGCTATTCCGGGCGGATGGTGAGAAAGTGACCGAGGTGCGTGGCTCCAATCTGTTTAAAACCCGAGCCTCCGAGATGTCCGATGTATGA
- the ychF gene encoding redox-regulated ATPase YchF — MGFRCGIVGLPNVGKSTLFNALTETAAAQAANYPFCTIEPNVGDVAVPDPRLEKLALIAKSRETIPTRLTFVDIAGLVRGASKGEGLGNQFLANIREVDAIAHVLRCFVDDDVTHVEGKIDPWSDAQIVETELMLSDLESLERRRVALEKKAKGGDKEAKATVDLMDKALVLLREGRPARFAEIAEDQRAAWKALGLITNKPVLYVCNVDEASAAEGNDYSRAVFEQAKAEGAGAVVISAQIEAELAQLSAEERTEYLADLGLEEPGLNRLIREGYRLLELITYFTVGPKEARAWTVRQATTAPKAAGVIHTDFEKGFIRAETIAYDDYVVLGGETGAKEAGKMRLEGKDYVVRDGDVMHFRFAN, encoded by the coding sequence ATGGGTTTCCGCTGCGGCATCGTCGGCCTCCCCAATGTGGGTAAGTCGACGCTTTTCAATGCGCTGACCGAGACGGCGGCAGCCCAGGCGGCGAATTACCCGTTTTGCACGATCGAGCCCAATGTGGGTGACGTCGCGGTGCCCGACCCACGCCTTGAAAAGCTCGCCCTCATCGCCAAGTCGCGGGAGACTATCCCGACGCGTCTGACCTTCGTGGACATTGCCGGCCTCGTTCGCGGCGCCTCGAAGGGCGAGGGTCTAGGCAATCAGTTCCTTGCCAATATCCGCGAGGTGGATGCAATCGCTCATGTGCTCCGTTGCTTCGTCGACGACGACGTGACCCATGTTGAGGGAAAGATCGATCCCTGGAGCGATGCTCAGATTGTCGAGACGGAGTTGATGCTGTCCGATCTGGAAAGCTTGGAGCGGCGACGTGTGGCGCTGGAAAAGAAGGCCAAGGGTGGCGACAAGGAGGCGAAGGCCACCGTCGACCTCATGGACAAGGCGCTGGTTCTGTTGCGCGAGGGAAGACCAGCGCGCTTTGCTGAAATCGCCGAGGATCAGCGCGCAGCCTGGAAGGCGTTGGGATTAATCACCAACAAGCCCGTCCTCTACGTCTGCAACGTGGACGAGGCTTCGGCGGCCGAAGGGAACGACTATTCGCGGGCGGTCTTCGAGCAGGCAAAGGCCGAAGGAGCGGGGGCTGTCGTCATCTCCGCCCAGATCGAAGCCGAGCTGGCGCAATTGTCAGCGGAGGAGCGGACGGAATACCTTGCCGATCTCGGTCTCGAAGAGCCTGGGCTCAATCGCCTCATTAGGGAAGGCTACAGGCTTCTCGAGCTGATCACCTACTTCACCGTCGGCCCCAAAGAGGCGCGCGCATGGACCGTGCGCCAGGCCACGACCGCGCCGAAGGCTGCCGGCGTCATCCACACGGACTTCGAGAAGGGCTTCATTCGGGCCGAAACCATTGCCTATGATGATTATGTCGTGCTGGGCGGCGAAACCGGGGCCAAGGAGGCCGGCAAGATGCGGTTGGAAGGCAAGGACTACGTGGTCCGCGACGGTGACGTCATGCATTTCCGCTTCGCCAACTAG
- the pth gene encoding aminoacyl-tRNA hydrolase, whose product MVIIVGLGNPGPKYENNRHNIGFMAVDAIHRRHGLGPWRRRFQGEIAEGEIAGVRLLLLKPMTFMNESGRSVGEVLRFYKAEPTDVVVLHDELDLEPGKLRVKLGGGAAGHNGLKSMIAHIGPHFTRIRLGIGHPGHRDLVHHHVLSDFAKADSVWLDSLLDAIAANADQLATDQHARFQNLVHMAVHPPKPKPARNVEPAPEKD is encoded by the coding sequence GTGGTCATCATCGTCGGACTGGGCAATCCAGGCCCGAAATACGAGAACAACCGTCACAATATCGGCTTCATGGCTGTCGATGCGATCCATCGGCGCCATGGGCTGGGACCGTGGCGGAGACGCTTCCAAGGTGAGATTGCCGAAGGCGAGATCGCCGGCGTCCGGCTTCTTCTGTTGAAGCCGATGACCTTCATGAATGAGAGCGGTCGGTCCGTGGGTGAGGTTCTCCGCTTCTACAAGGCGGAACCCACCGATGTGGTCGTGCTTCATGATGAGCTCGATCTCGAGCCTGGCAAGCTCAGGGTCAAACTTGGTGGAGGGGCTGCAGGCCATAATGGACTGAAATCCATGATCGCCCATATTGGCCCGCACTTTACGCGCATCCGCTTGGGCATTGGTCATCCCGGGCATCGGGATCTCGTTCACCATCATGTTTTGAGCGATTTCGCCAAGGCCGACTCTGTTTGGCTTGACAGCCTGCTTGACGCCATCGCAGCCAACGCCGATCAACTGGCCACGGATCAGCACGCTCGATTTCAGAATTTGGTCCATATGGCGGTTCATCCGCCGAAGCCGAAGCCGGCACGCAATGTGGAACCGGCCCCCGAGAAGGATTGA
- a CDS encoding 50S ribosomal protein L25/general stress protein Ctc, translating to MAQTHELTAVVRERAGKGAARATRRQGLVPGVIYGGKMEPQLVSVEYKVLMKEVETGHFLSTMYSLKVGDETVQVLPRDIQFEPVRDFIIHVDFLRVVKGSHITVEVPVLFINEEASPGIKRGGVLNIVRHEIELDCPADSIPEEITIDLTGTNIGDSIHISAVQLPEGAKPTITDRDFTIATIAAPAVLREGDDEAGAEGGEAAAS from the coding sequence ATGGCGCAGACACATGAATTGACTGCCGTCGTGCGTGAACGGGCCGGCAAGGGGGCCGCTCGGGCAACACGGCGACAGGGATTGGTCCCCGGAGTGATTTATGGGGGCAAGATGGAGCCGCAACTCGTATCCGTTGAGTACAAAGTGTTGATGAAGGAGGTCGAGACCGGCCATTTCCTCTCCACCATGTACAGCCTTAAGGTGGGTGACGAGACGGTCCAAGTGCTGCCGCGCGACATCCAGTTTGAGCCGGTGCGCGACTTCATCATTCATGTGGATTTCCTGCGCGTCGTCAAAGGCTCGCACATCACGGTTGAGGTTCCGGTGCTCTTCATCAATGAAGAGGCCTCGCCCGGCATCAAGCGCGGCGGTGTTCTGAACATCGTGCGCCACGAGATTGAACTCGATTGCCCCGCCGATAGCATTCCTGAAGAGATCACCATCGATCTGACTGGAACGAATATTGGTGATTCGATTCATATTTCGGCGGTGCAGTTGCCGGAAGGTGCGAAGCCGACCATCACCGACCGCGATTTCACCATCGCCACGATCGCGGCGCCGGCCGTGCTCCGTGAGGGTGACGACGAAGCGGGAGCGGAAGGCGGCGAGGCGGCTGCTTCCTAA
- the uvrC gene encoding excinuclease ABC subunit UvrC translates to MSQNLQSIDTDLEPTTVTIGIDVIRSVVRTAPARPGVYRMLDDKGTILYVGKARSLRGRLSSYTRLGGHTNRIATMISLTASMELIVTATEVEALLLEANLIKKLKPRYNVVLRDDKSFPYILIAQDHPTAQIAKHRGARNRKGSYFGPFASAGAVNRTINALEKAFLLRSCTDSVYENRTRPCLLYQIKRCSAPCTGYIGEEDYRHLVANAVDFLSGRSHSVKSDLAQNMEAASERLDFEQAARYRDRIAALSHVTAHQGINPQRVEEADVFGLFQEGGQTCIQVFFFRAGQNWGNRAYFPRADRSVEPGEVLESFIAQFYDDKPCPKLILISEAITLHELLETALATRAGHKVTISVPQRGEKRELITHAVNNAREALGRKLADTGSQNRLLEGVGRAFGLARNPRRIEIYDNSHIQGASPVGAMVVAGPEGFIKKEYRKFNIRDANAAGDDYAMMREVLTRRFSRLMKETAANAVEGPLDLDEAEDAEDEGVFEDIPAWPDLLLIDGGPGQLSAALGVLKDLGVNNVAVVGVAKGPERDAGREHFHMAGRSPFMLETRDPVLYYVQRLRDEAHRFAIGSHRARRKKTMGTNPLDDIPGIGPDRKRSLLRAFGSARAVARANVADLSAVAGVSGSLARTIYDYFHEGRS, encoded by the coding sequence ATGAGCCAAAACCTGCAGAGCATTGACACCGATCTCGAACCAACGACTGTAACCATCGGTATCGATGTGATCCGGTCGGTTGTGCGCACGGCACCCGCGCGACCCGGCGTCTATCGTATGCTCGATGACAAGGGCACAATCCTGTACGTCGGCAAAGCACGGAGCCTCAGGGGTCGTCTGTCCAGCTATACTCGGCTCGGCGGTCACACCAACCGCATTGCCACCATGATCTCGCTGACCGCCTCGATGGAGCTGATCGTCACGGCCACGGAAGTCGAGGCCTTGCTCCTTGAAGCCAATCTCATCAAGAAGCTGAAGCCGCGATACAACGTTGTCCTGCGGGACGATAAGTCATTTCCCTATATTCTGATCGCCCAGGACCATCCGACTGCCCAGATCGCCAAACATCGCGGGGCGCGTAATCGTAAGGGCTCCTATTTTGGCCCGTTTGCGTCCGCCGGCGCCGTCAACCGGACCATCAACGCCTTGGAAAAGGCCTTCTTGCTGCGATCCTGCACCGATTCCGTGTACGAAAATCGCACGAGACCCTGCCTGCTCTATCAGATCAAACGGTGCAGCGCTCCTTGCACCGGCTATATCGGGGAAGAGGATTATCGCCATCTCGTGGCCAATGCGGTCGACTTTCTTTCGGGACGCAGCCATTCGGTCAAGAGTGATCTTGCCCAGAATATGGAAGCTGCCTCTGAGCGCCTCGATTTCGAACAGGCTGCCCGCTACCGCGATCGCATCGCCGCCTTGTCACATGTCACGGCGCATCAGGGGATCAATCCTCAGCGAGTGGAAGAGGCCGACGTCTTCGGACTGTTCCAGGAGGGAGGACAAACATGCATCCAGGTCTTCTTCTTCCGCGCTGGGCAGAACTGGGGCAATCGCGCCTACTTCCCCCGGGCCGACCGGAGCGTGGAGCCAGGCGAAGTGCTCGAATCCTTCATTGCGCAGTTTTACGACGACAAGCCCTGCCCCAAACTTATCCTGATCAGCGAGGCGATTACGCTGCACGAGTTGCTTGAGACTGCACTCGCGACACGCGCCGGGCACAAGGTCACGATCTCCGTCCCGCAGAGAGGCGAGAAGCGCGAGCTGATCACCCATGCGGTCAACAATGCTCGGGAGGCGCTGGGACGAAAGCTTGCTGATACCGGCTCGCAAAATCGACTGCTAGAAGGCGTGGGTCGGGCGTTCGGGCTGGCGCGCAACCCTCGCCGCATCGAAATCTACGACAACAGCCACATTCAGGGCGCATCCCCCGTCGGCGCCATGGTGGTTGCAGGCCCGGAAGGTTTCATCAAAAAGGAATATCGGAAGTTCAATATTCGGGATGCCAATGCCGCCGGCGATGACTATGCGATGATGCGGGAGGTCCTGACGCGACGCTTCTCCCGCCTGATGAAGGAGACCGCGGCGAACGCAGTTGAGGGGCCGCTGGATCTTGATGAGGCGGAAGACGCCGAGGACGAGGGCGTGTTTGAAGACATCCCCGCCTGGCCCGATCTCCTTCTCATAGATGGGGGACCGGGTCAGCTTTCTGCCGCGCTTGGCGTCCTCAAGGATCTCGGTGTCAACAACGTTGCCGTCGTCGGCGTGGCCAAGGGGCCAGAGCGAGATGCGGGACGCGAGCATTTCCATATGGCCGGACGCTCTCCATTCATGCTAGAGACGCGAGATCCCGTTCTTTATTATGTCCAGCGACTGCGAGACGAAGCGCATCGATTCGCAATCGGCAGTCACAGGGCTCGCCGCAAGAAGACCATGGGAACCAATCCACTGGATGACATTCCCGGGATCGGTCCTGACAGGAAGCGCTCGCTACTGAGAGCCTTCGGCTCCGCACGAGCGGTGGCGCGCGCCAATGTCGCAGATCTTTCTGCCGTCGCCGGCGTGAGTGGCTCTCTTGCGCGAACCATCTATGATTACTTCCACGAAGGGCGAAGCTGA
- the pgsA gene encoding CDP-diacylglycerol--glycerol-3-phosphate 3-phosphatidyltransferase: protein MSIKPDLVRQRRARIFNLPNILTFGRIAAVPLLVACFFLDGDRARWIAVAIFLAAAISDFFDGYLARLWSQQSSLGRMLDPIADKLLVAAVLLMLTGERTIDGIHVIAAVIILLREVLVSGLREYLAELRVSVPVTQLSKWKTTLQMVAIGFLLAGEAGDRFFLATTTIGLIGLWVAALLTLYTGYDYLKAGVERVVEEDQS from the coding sequence ATGAGTATAAAACCAGACTTGGTCAGACAGCGGCGTGCACGGATTTTCAACCTGCCGAACATCTTGACGTTCGGACGGATCGCTGCCGTCCCGCTGCTGGTCGCCTGTTTCTTCCTCGATGGAGACCGCGCGCGATGGATTGCAGTCGCCATTTTTCTCGCCGCGGCAATCAGCGATTTCTTTGACGGCTACCTTGCCCGGCTGTGGTCTCAGCAGTCCTCTCTCGGACGGATGCTCGACCCGATCGCCGACAAGCTGCTGGTTGCGGCGGTGCTGCTCATGCTCACGGGGGAGCGGACTATAGACGGGATCCATGTGATCGCAGCGGTCATCATCCTGCTGCGCGAGGTACTCGTGTCGGGACTGCGAGAATATCTCGCAGAATTGCGGGTATCGGTCCCCGTGACGCAACTCTCCAAGTGGAAGACCACGCTCCAGATGGTGGCCATCGGCTTTCTTCTCGCCGGAGAGGCCGGCGACAGATTCTTCTTGGCGACGACGACCATCGGACTGATTGGGCTGTGGGTGGCGGCCCTGCTCACCCTCTACACGGGCTATGATTACCTCAAAGCCGGTGTCGAGCGGGTGGTCGAGGAGGACCAATCATGA